A part of Brassica rapa cultivar Chiifu-401-42 chromosome A05, CAAS_Brap_v3.01, whole genome shotgun sequence genomic DNA contains:
- the LOC103869843 gene encoding putative F-box protein At3g16210 has product MSEYLSEELALEILARLTIKDLARFRCVCKTWRDVINSRGFTERHRDVSPVKFVSFYDKGFYLLDMEDKHPVLETPRKLDFPLDHQSMIDESTCVLHCDGTLCVTLNNHTFLVWNPSSKRFKIVPNPGIYRDSNIIGFGYDPVSNDYKIVTFIDQVDSSTAHVFEFTTGSWRESVRIPCPDWYYRERIGTFLDQSLYWIAYRSNVDRFILCFNLSTNEYQKLSLPVYNQGVTCSWIGVTSQKLCITEYGPCEEIWISVMEKTGSWNKIASLSMSNLISIQDHICDYQVEFVSFTKRNDIVVTFIGYHHDNGEMEAEERVKKKVFLYKTGDNTFQQIRFCNSLAGFRFLNEYVESPVITDHIFI; this is encoded by the coding sequence atgtcGGAATATCTCTCCGAAGAACTAGCCCTCGAGATTCTCGCGAGGCTAACCATAAAGGATCTTGCTCGATTCAGATGCGTCTGCAAGACATGGAGAGACGTTATCAACAGCCGTGGCTTTACCGAAAGGCACCGTGACGTTTCTCCGGTGAAGTTTGTGTCGTTTTACGACAAGGGTTTCTACTTGCTTGACATGGAAGACAAGCATCCGGTTCTAGAAACACCTCGTAAGCTTGATTTCCCTTTGGATCATCAGTCGATGATCGATGAATCCACATGTGTGCTTCATTGTGATGGGACGTTATGCGTGACCTTAAATAATCACACTTTCTTGGTTTGGAATCCATCTTCCAAGCGGTTCAAGATCGTACCAAATCCCGGTATATATCGAGATTCAAATATCATTGGTTTCGGTTACGATCCGGTTTCCAACGATTACAAAATCGTAACGTTTATCGACCAGGTTGATTCTTCCACGGCGCATGTTTTCGAATTCACAACCGGTTCTTGGAGAGAGAGCGTACGGATTCCTTGTCCTGATTGGTATTATAGAGAGAGAATAGGTACATTCTTGGATCAATCCCTCTATTGGATTGCGTACCGGTCTAATGTCGACCGGTTCATCCTATGCTTTAACCTCTCGACAAATGAATACCAGAAATTATCTCTCCCGGTTTACAATCAAGGTGTCACGTGTTCTTGGATAGGCGTTACAAGTCAGAAACTTTGCATTACTGAGTATGGACCATGCGAGGAGATTTGGATTTCGGTTATGGAGAAAACCGGGTCATGGAACAAGATTGCAAGCCTTTCAATGTCGAATTTGATCTCTATACAAGATCATATATGCGATTATCAAGTAGAGTTCGTGTCGTTTACGAAAAGGAACGATATTGTTGTAACATTCATTGGGTATCATCATGATAATGGCGAGATGGAAGCTGAAGAACGTGTGAAGAAAAAGGTATTCTTATACAAAACCGGTGACAATACATTTCAACAAATCCGGTTCTGTAACTCTTTAGCCGGGTTTAGGTTTCTCAATGAATATGTGGAATCTCCTGTGATTACTGATCACATAtttatttga